The nucleotide sequence CGCGACATCATCACCGGCTCCCAGGTCGATTCGCAACGATCCAGCAGTGATCTCAGACTTCTGGATCGAATCAGCGTAGACCGGGTTACCCACGCCATCGGTCCCAACTTGGATCGGAATCAACGATGCATCAGCATCGAACAGACGCACATCATCCGTCGCGGCATGCTGGACTTGAACAAAGTCACCACCGGCGCCTCCTTGGATCACCAATTCACCCAAGGCGGTCAATTCCGCCGTCGCGTTCAGAACCAACCGACGTTCCAGCATTCGGACCCGTGGTTTCCACCCCGCCATCTCTGCACTCGGGTGTCTCGCGGCATCGGCCACCACCCGCCGGCGTCGCCACCACTTCGCCAAGCGTCCCGGATTCCGTCGGCTTGGTTGCATCGGATGGCCTGTGAATGAAACGAGAATTTGGAATTGCGCGGCTGTGGGCAGACGAAAATCCCCTCGATGGAAGCCCAGTCATCATAATTGGCAGGGCCGAGAAATACGAAAACCGTCTGGTCGGTTCGAGCCAGAAAGCACGATGAAATCGCCTTACAAAAGCCCGTTCCAATGCTTGCAGCCTTGTCTGTGAAACCGAATTCGCAAACCGGACACACCGGCGGGCTGCTTTCGCGACCAGCGGGGTTCCCAGGCACGCCGCTGGTCGTCATCAAGAACATTCCTGCCCTCCCCCCAAGCGAACCGCCAGCTGAGGCCGGCCGAAACCGTCGCGGTGGTAAACCTTACCGGCTGAATCGAATGTTCTGGATTCAACGACGTCCGCACACCGATGGTCCGGGGTGAAGGTCCCGCCATGTTTGCCGGTGGGACGGCAACACCCAGGCTAGCGTCGTGTGCACCCATCGTATGACGGCAATTTATCGAACATCCGATCGCTGGCGGTTCGGCACGGTCATCCTTTTGATGGCGACGATCACGTCAGCGGCTAGCGGCGACCCGCCCGATGACGGCTTTGCGCCGGTCAACGTTTCCAGCAATTGGACGACGATGACCGATGACAAAGAATTTGTGGCCACCGACACCGCATCCGAGCCCGATGCATCAATGGCGGATGCCGACCGACTGCGACAACGATTGGCCGAGCTTCGCAAACCGGCCCAAGACATACGTTTGGACAGTCGGCCGATCCTGGATGATGTGCCGACAAATGTCGCCGCCCTTCAGCAAGATCAGGAACCGGAACGATACTGGGCCAGCCCGCACTATCCCACGCCGATTGCTTCCCGGGTCCACGAACCGTTCTGCCATCAACCTCTGTACTTCCAAGAAATCGCTTTGGAACGTTGTGGTGACCACTGTGGATACTTCCAGAACGCCGTCAGCACCTGGCGATTCGTATTCAACACGACCGTCCTGCCGTACCGTCTGGCCACGCAACCCCACTGTCGATGCGTCACGTCGTGGGGTGACTGTCGTTGCTGCCAACAGGACCGCTTTCCTGCGGTCGAACCATTGCAGCGTCGCGATGATGGCCATCTTCAATGCCGGGGCGTGACAGCGGAAGCCGCGATGGCCGGCTTTACGTTCCTGTTGTTGATGTAAACGGCAGGTCAGACACCTAGCCTCGACGGCGTTCCAACAACACGACCATCATCAGCGCCAACAGCGAACGCAGCTCATCGTCTTCGGGCATCTCCGACAGCTTTTCCAAGGTAAATCGACCTTCGAAAATTGCCGGATGCTTGATCAGACGCAGCAGTGGTGTTCCATCGGGGCGACGCACGATGTAGCTGGGGTTCAACAAATAGATGAAGATCATCCCGATGATCGGAATTTCACCCAGCAGGCTTTCGACGAATTTTTTGATCGCACTTTCCTCTTCGACTTCCATGTCGACCTGGCCGTCCTGAATGATCTGGTAGTGCGCCGACCAAAGTGATCGCATGCCGCGACGCCGCACCGATCCCCAATCATTTCCCTGTGGATCGGTAAAGTGGTAATTTGCTGAAAAGTCGATCATGCGATCCGCGTCGATGCGAAACAACAAGTGGGTCTGCTGTTGATCAGAAAAGATCTCCACTTGTTCCTTGAAGCGAAACATCTTTTGCTTGACGAACATCAACAACTTGCCGCTGGCATCGGTCGCGCTGATACGCTGTCCAAACGTCAACAGCTTGAACGACAATTCGATCGGATATTGCATCTCGCACCGTTTGTGAATGTTCTGTTTCGCTCTCGCGGCCACCGCCGAATGCCCGATGCCCTGCAAAACCCAAAGCTCACTGCGTCACAGCGAATCGATCGGTGAATCCTATCCAATGGGTTACAGCGGCGTGGGTCAACGTATCGAAATCTCTTTCGTGCTGCCAAGACGTCCGATCGCCGGACGAATGCATCGGCGCCCGTATCCTCCTCCGCCCCTTTCCCATCACAGCGACGTACCGTCATGCCAGATGATCCACAAACTTCGGCAGTGCCCGTTGATACGGCTTCGCAACCGCCCGTCCACAGCCTGCGTTGGTGGCCCGCTGCG is from Crateriforma conspicua and encodes:
- a CDS encoding LURP-one-related/scramblase family protein, translated to MQYPIELSFKLLTFGQRISATDASGKLLMFVKQKMFRFKEQVEIFSDQQQTHLLFRIDADRMIDFSANYHFTDPQGNDWGSVRRRGMRSLWSAHYQIIQDGQVDMEVEEESAIKKFVESLLGEIPIIGMIFIYLLNPSYIVRRPDGTPLLRLIKHPAIFEGRFTLEKLSEMPEDDELRSLLALMMVVLLERRRG